In Diorhabda carinulata isolate Delta chromosome 6, icDioCari1.1, whole genome shotgun sequence, a single genomic region encodes these proteins:
- the LOC130895727 gene encoding zinc finger Ran-binding domain-containing protein 2 — MSDSEITAPPPPSLKNTIEGDWKCEDCGNLNFARRSNCNRCGKSKSLSLAATKKRKLGTEIGKAAAEKSRGLFSADDWQCNKCGNVNWARRQSCNVCNAPKFGDVEERTGFGGGYNDRGVVEYKERDDSDDEYDEFGRKKKRRNLSETEDRNEIRKEKLVENEEEEEDDEEEDDDGDLSKYDLSDWGDVSDSKNSKSRSRSRSPISKK, encoded by the coding sequence ATGTCAGATTCGGAGATAACTGCACCTCCACCTCCtagtttgaaaaataccattgaaGGTGATTGGAAATGTGAAGATTGTGGAAACCTAAATTTTGCCCGTAGAAGTAATTGTAACAGATGCGGAAAAAGCAAATCTCTCAGCTTGGCGGCAACAAAAAAACGTAAACTAGGCACTGAAATAGGTAAGGCAGCTGCAGAAAAGAGTAGAGGACTTTTTAGTGCTGATGATTGGCAATGTAACAAATGTGGAAATGTTAATTGGGCTAGAAGACAATCTTGTAATGTTTGCAATGCCCCCAAATTCGGAGATGTTGAAGAGAGAACGGGATTTGGGGGTGGATATAATGATAGAGGTGTAGTTGAGTACAAAGAGAGAGATGATTCTGATGATGAATATGAtgaatttggaagaaaaaagaaaagacgTAACCTCTCTGAAACTGAAGATAGAAAcgaaataagaaaagaaaaactcGTAGAAAatgaggaagaagaagaagatgatgaGGAGGAGGATGATGATGGTGATTTGTCAAAATATGATCTTTCAGATTGGGGGGACGTAAGTGATTCGAAAAATAGTAAATCTAGGTCACGCTCGCGTTCCCCAATTAgcaaaaagtaa
- the LOC130895729 gene encoding probable small nuclear ribonucleoprotein G, with product MSKAHPPELRKFMDKRLTLKLNGGRQVTGILRGFDPFMNLVVDESFEEFKDKSKVSIGMVVIRGNSIIMLEALDRI from the exons ATGTCTAAAGCTCATCCACCAGAATTAAGAAA atttatggATAAGAGGCTAACCTTAAAATTGAATGGTGGTCGACAAGTTACTGGTATTTTACGAGGATTTGATCCATTTATGAATTTAGTAGTTGATGAATCTTTCGAAGAATTTAAAGATAAGAGTAAAGTTAGTATTGGGATGGTG gttattcGTGGAAACAGCATTATAATGTTGGAGGCATTGGATAGGATCTAG